In Mucilaginibacter boryungensis, a single window of DNA contains:
- a CDS encoding endonuclease/exonuclease/phosphatase family protein translates to MIVNKSRLTLFDRLILWLNYAAATTLLIGYLAPVTDPRTVWIIAFFGLAYPPVLLVNLLFIVYWLFRNKKWALVSLVSILIGWKALNGNIGFRLPIKTIDHRDSTMLRVMNYNVHDFKKYGAKNDISTKHEILEIITHEQPDIIGFEEFYTRKAGQYAMVDSIKGILKTNSLFYSPFQVSSSESLGMAVFSKLPIVANGIVWLNEKQNLNQCIYIDVNKNGKLFRAYVVHLQSISFEPEDYKYLKDVSKKGKTDMESSRRIGSKLKRAFLRRSEQVAKIKQHMATCPYPYFVMGDFNDTPSSYAVNEMSKGLKNTFREKGSGLGRTYNGDFPNYQIDYIMVSPQFDVLTYGVIRKKLSDHYPVYSDLRLK, encoded by the coding sequence ATGATAGTTAACAAAAGCAGGCTCACCCTTTTTGACAGACTGATTTTATGGCTTAACTATGCCGCAGCTACCACTTTGCTTATTGGCTACCTGGCGCCGGTTACTGATCCCCGCACCGTATGGATCATCGCTTTTTTTGGCCTGGCATACCCGCCTGTGTTGTTGGTTAATTTGTTATTTATTGTCTACTGGCTTTTCAGGAATAAAAAATGGGCGCTGGTATCGCTGGTATCTATCCTGATAGGCTGGAAAGCATTAAACGGCAATATTGGGTTCAGGCTGCCAATCAAAACTATCGACCATCGTGATAGCACCATGCTGCGGGTAATGAATTATAATGTGCACGATTTTAAAAAATATGGTGCTAAAAATGACATATCTACCAAGCACGAAATACTGGAGATAATAACACATGAACAGCCTGACATTATTGGCTTCGAAGAGTTTTATACCCGCAAAGCCGGACAATATGCTATGGTTGATTCTATAAAAGGCATATTAAAAACTAACAGCCTTTTTTATTCGCCATTTCAGGTTAGTAGCAGTGAAAGCTTAGGTATGGCCGTTTTTTCAAAGCTCCCGATTGTAGCTAATGGAATAGTTTGGTTAAATGAAAAGCAGAATCTTAATCAATGTATATATATCGACGTTAATAAGAACGGCAAGCTATTCAGGGCCTATGTTGTCCATTTACAATCTATCAGCTTTGAGCCCGAGGATTATAAGTATTTAAAAGATGTTTCAAAAAAAGGCAAAACAGATATGGAAAGTTCGCGCCGTATAGGCAGCAAACTAAAACGGGCCTTTTTACGCAGAAGCGAACAGGTAGCTAAAATAAAGCAGCATATGGCAACCTGCCCTTATCCTTACTTTGTAATGGGCGATTTTAACGATACCCCCTCATCCTACGCGGTTAATGAAATGAGCAAGGGGTTAAAAAACACTTTTCGCGAAAAAGGTTCGGGGTTGGGGCGCACCTATAATGGCGATTTTCCCAATTACCAGATAGACTACATAATGGTATCTCCACAGTTTGATGTGCTTACCTATGGCGTTATCCGCAAAAAACTTTCAGATCATTACCCGGTTTACAGCGACCTGCGGCTAAAATAA
- a CDS encoding rhomboid family protein: protein MSTLWKDIRYKMLHSGSKLGLLIGINIIIFLLINIPGVFEQWFFRSNHISTFAYEYLQMPAGLKALSTRFWTPITYMFMHASVMHVLFNMLWLYWMGQILEEYLGNKRTVTLYFLGGLAGAIFFVAGLNLLPLFAGADVNNVTVVGASASVMAIVVATATLLPDYTIFLMFLGPVKLKWLALFYVLIDLLGTVGPNAGGELAHLGGALIGFIYIKQLKRGNDWNKPIDKLFTAKSKKVIVGGATDSKRSAPQQDEIDRILDKISQSGYDSLSKQEKETLFRASNK from the coding sequence ATGAGTACCCTTTGGAAAGATATACGTTATAAAATGCTGCACAGTGGCAGTAAACTTGGGCTGCTTATTGGTATTAATATCATTATATTTTTATTAATAAACATTCCCGGGGTCTTCGAGCAGTGGTTTTTCCGCAGTAATCATATATCAACTTTTGCCTACGAATACTTGCAGATGCCCGCAGGCCTGAAAGCCCTGTCTACCCGTTTTTGGACACCAATAACTTACATGTTTATGCATGCCAGCGTAATGCATGTACTGTTTAATATGCTGTGGCTTTACTGGATGGGCCAAATACTTGAAGAATACCTTGGTAATAAGCGCACCGTAACTTTGTACTTTTTAGGCGGGTTGGCCGGCGCGATATTTTTTGTTGCAGGTTTAAATTTATTGCCTCTGTTTGCCGGCGCAGATGTGAACAACGTGACTGTGGTGGGGGCATCGGCAAGTGTAATGGCTATTGTGGTGGCAACAGCAACTTTACTGCCCGATTATACCATATTCCTGATGTTCTTAGGCCCTGTAAAATTAAAGTGGCTGGCATTATTTTACGTGTTGATTGATCTGTTAGGAACTGTTGGGCCGAACGCCGGCGGCGAACTGGCCCACCTGGGCGGGGCATTAATTGGCTTCATCTACATAAAACAATTAAAACGCGGTAACGATTGGAATAAGCCTATTGATAAATTATTTACTGCAAAATCAAAAAAAGTAATAGTGGGCGGCGCAACTGATAGTAAAAGATCGGCGCCGCAGCAAGATGAGATTGACCGGATACTGGATAAAATATCGCAAAGTGGATACGATAGTTTAAGCAAACAAGAAAAAGAAACTTTATTCCGCGCAAGCAATAAATAA
- a CDS encoding DUF5009 domain-containing protein encodes MNLDFSRIRSIDAFRAVTMFLMIFVNDIEDIPGVPPWIKHVSDNADGLGLADTIFPAFLFIVGLSIPFAFHKRIQKGDSKIMYRIIRRSLALIFIGFFHANMETYDEVTALLPKPVWESLVTFGFFFLFLDYDAITSKLKHYVLQGIGITLVAGMALIYKTNNPGHQWLHFTWWGILGLIGWAYLTCSLIYYLSKGYLWIQAAFWVFFMLLNIDIHFGWFKFLEFFYPYIWLSGNGSIQAFTMAGIFVAVLYMRLVHAQERRMLVVGLVLMALILFNLGFIVRYFSGGISKVRDTPSWVLICTGISLIAYAIFIYIVDFKHKYNWFKFIEPAGTNTFTCYLVPFLFYPLYEMSNLGYPEYLSQGTGGLIKCVVFSLAMIWIAGVLDKVKVRLKI; translated from the coding sequence ATGAATTTAGATTTTAGCCGCATCCGCTCTATCGACGCCTTTCGCGCAGTTACCATGTTCCTGATGATCTTCGTTAATGATATCGAAGACATCCCCGGCGTACCGCCCTGGATAAAACACGTGAGCGACAACGCCGACGGCCTTGGCCTTGCCGATACTATTTTTCCCGCCTTCCTGTTTATTGTGGGCCTGTCTATCCCCTTTGCTTTCCATAAGCGTATCCAAAAAGGCGATAGTAAAATAATGTACCGTATTATCCGCCGGTCATTAGCATTAATTTTTATCGGGTTCTTCCATGCCAATATGGAAACTTATGATGAAGTTACAGCCTTGTTGCCGAAACCTGTGTGGGAAAGCCTGGTTACCTTTGGCTTCTTCTTTTTGTTTTTAGATTATGATGCTATTACCAGTAAACTGAAACATTATGTGTTGCAAGGTATAGGTATAACACTTGTGGCAGGCATGGCCCTGATATATAAAACTAACAATCCAGGTCACCAATGGTTGCATTTTACCTGGTGGGGCATTTTGGGATTGATAGGCTGGGCATATCTTACCTGCTCGCTTATTTATTACCTGAGTAAAGGGTATTTATGGATACAGGCGGCCTTTTGGGTTTTCTTTATGCTGCTGAATATCGATATCCATTTTGGGTGGTTTAAATTCCTTGAGTTTTTTTACCCTTATATATGGTTATCCGGCAATGGTTCTATACAGGCATTTACCATGGCGGGGATTTTTGTAGCGGTACTTTATATGCGCCTGGTACACGCGCAGGAACGCCGCATGCTGGTAGTAGGCTTGGTATTAATGGCATTGATATTATTTAACCTGGGCTTTATTGTGCGCTATTTTAGCGGCGGCATTTCCAAAGTCAGGGATACACCATCGTGGGTACTCATCTGTACGGGAATTAGTTTAATAGCCTATGCCATATTTATTTATATTGTCGATTTTAAACATAAATACAATTGGTTTAAGTTTATTGAACCAGCCGGCACCAATACCTTTACCTGTTACCTGGTGCCATTTTTGTTTTATCCGCTATATGAAATGAGCAACCTTGGTTATCCCGAATACCTGAGCCAGGGCACAGGCGGCCTTATAAAATGCGTGGTATTCTCGCTGGCTATGATATGGATTGCGGGAGTGCTGGATAAAGTGAAGGTGAGGTTGAAGATATGA
- a CDS encoding DNA/RNA non-specific endonuclease, whose product MRLKKLYLAMLAAMILASCSKDALIDRQPVATKPSATDAKLQTNTITQTFAETFESGTKTAYAVGNVTLSSGTWTLDDALIGNSTSDVKNGSQSVRIRNTGKLSMGFNVTTGASTVTIKHAVFGSDGSSAWQLWVSSNSGSTYTQVGSTITTSSSTLSTATFTVNLAGTLRFEVRKTSGGTNRINIDDFTVNSYDNGTGGGGTATDNSNLLLGNPSGATNSIVFPANYLMDQTYFVESYNRDQGKPNWVSWYLGSSSLGSTARQDDFRADTSLPSGWYEVGATSYSGSGFDRGHNCPSADRTSTVAANQATFLMTNMMPQAPNNNQQTWANLENYERTLVSAGDELYVVAGSYGVGGTGSNGGTTNTIDNGHITVPARTWKVIVVLTNGNNDLSRITNSTRVIAVDMPNINSINTNWTTYITTVDAIESATGYDIMSNVSSSIQSVIEARRDAGN is encoded by the coding sequence ATGAGATTAAAAAAACTTTACCTGGCAATGCTGGCGGCCATGATATTGGCTTCCTGTTCTAAAGATGCGCTGATCGACAGGCAACCCGTGGCAACAAAACCATCGGCAACCGATGCAAAGCTACAGACGAACACCATCACCCAAACCTTCGCTGAAACTTTTGAATCGGGTACAAAAACGGCCTATGCCGTTGGTAATGTAACCCTTTCATCGGGCACCTGGACCCTCGACGATGCTTTAATAGGCAATAGCACATCGGATGTTAAGAATGGTTCGCAATCGGTACGTATCCGCAATACGGGTAAGTTATCCATGGGTTTCAATGTTACTACCGGCGCTTCCACGGTTACCATTAAACATGCTGTATTTGGCAGCGATGGCAGCTCGGCCTGGCAATTATGGGTTTCAAGCAATAGCGGCAGCACTTATACCCAGGTAGGGTCTACCATAACTACCAGCAGCAGTACTTTAAGCACTGCAACTTTTACTGTTAACCTGGCGGGTACGCTGCGTTTCGAGGTGCGCAAAACATCGGGCGGCACCAATCGCATCAATATCGACGATTTTACGGTTAACAGTTATGATAACGGCACTGGCGGCGGTGGTACTGCTACCGATAATTCTAACTTGTTATTGGGCAACCCAAGCGGTGCTACCAATAGCATAGTCTTTCCAGCTAATTACCTGATGGACCAAACCTATTTTGTAGAATCGTATAACCGCGACCAGGGCAAGCCAAACTGGGTAAGCTGGTACCTGGGCAGCTCTTCCTTAGGGTCAACAGCACGCCAGGATGATTTCCGGGCCGATACCAGCCTGCCATCGGGTTGGTATGAAGTTGGCGCGACCAGCTATTCAGGTTCGGGTTTTGATAGGGGGCATAACTGCCCATCGGCCGACAGGACCAGCACCGTAGCTGCTAACCAGGCTACCTTCCTGATGACTAACATGATGCCCCAGGCACCAAACAATAACCAGCAAACCTGGGCTAATTTAGAAAATTACGAACGCACCCTGGTAAGCGCCGGTGATGAGCTTTATGTAGTAGCCGGATCGTACGGCGTTGGCGGCACGGGCAGTAACGGTGGTACTACCAACACTATTGATAACGGCCATATTACTGTTCCGGCCCGTACATGGAAAGTAATTGTAGTTTTAACAAATGGCAATAACGACTTAAGCCGTATTACTAACAGCACACGCGTAATTGCCGTTGATATGCCAAACATTAATTCAATAAATACAAACTGGACCACCTATATCACCACAGTTGATGCCATTGAATCGGCCACGGGTTATGATATCATGTCTAACGTATCAAGCAGTATACAATCGGTTATTGAAGCACGCCGCGATGCGGGCAACTAA
- a CDS encoding rhomboid family intramembrane serine protease, whose product MIQNPFTNITPVVKNLLIINVIFFVATFALDTMGINLVQLLSAFYPGSPFFRLWQIISYMFMHSGFFHIFSNMLGLIMIGPLLEYTFGPKRFLTYYFITGIGALALQYAVQAFEVHQLTGQFFIDTNTYQPINEQQMRHLQEIYFAPILGASGAVFGLLIAIFLLYPDVEVYIYFIPIPVKIKYLVPVYVLFELYGGLRQAQGDSVAHFAHLGGALVGFIVIKLWGYRSRNNFY is encoded by the coding sequence ATGATACAAAACCCCTTTACCAATATAACGCCGGTTGTAAAAAACCTGCTGATTATTAATGTGATTTTTTTTGTGGCCACGTTTGCCCTGGATACGATGGGTATTAACTTAGTACAACTGCTTTCTGCTTTTTACCCGGGTTCACCTTTTTTCAGGCTATGGCAAATCATATCATACATGTTTATGCATAGTGGGTTCTTCCATATTTTTTCAAATATGTTAGGATTAATTATGATTGGTCCCCTGCTGGAATACACCTTTGGCCCTAAACGGTTTTTAACCTATTATTTTATTACCGGGATAGGCGCGTTAGCCTTGCAATACGCTGTACAGGCGTTTGAAGTGCACCAGTTAACAGGGCAGTTTTTTATTGATACAAATACCTACCAGCCTATAAATGAGCAGCAAATGCGGCACTTGCAAGAGATATATTTTGCACCTATCCTTGGCGCCTCGGGTGCTGTATTTGGGTTACTGATAGCTATCTTTTTGCTTTACCCCGATGTAGAGGTATATATATACTTTATCCCTATCCCGGTAAAAATTAAATACCTGGTGCCTGTATACGTTTTATTTGAATTATACGGCGGACTGAGACAGGCACAAGGCGATTCTGTAGCCCATTTTGCACATTTAGGGGGCGCCCTTGTTGGATTTATCGTCATAAAGTTGTGGGGATACCGTTCCCGCAACAACTTTTATTAA